The following are encoded in a window of Brockia lithotrophica genomic DNA:
- a CDS encoding post-transcriptional regulator, with protein sequence MRGVSEDPYPKFDREVLEGSSSPQEDLSFPNADEFDIEAALEALRVRDGYGVREAPSADAAWRIDRDVRERYGEEIRTSLLELCEARAADFRLLGLAGVTGEDVWRTVLRRYDDVPPLYRLVADILSLKVQTFLDDRRREMYRNLR encoded by the coding sequence ATGCGAGGCGTGTCCGAAGATCCGTACCCGAAATTCGACCGCGAGGTGCTGGAAGGCTCGTCCTCGCCCCAGGAGGATCTTTCGTTTCCGAATGCAGACGAGTTCGACATCGAGGCGGCGTTGGAGGCCCTCCGGGTTCGCGACGGTTACGGGGTGCGCGAAGCCCCTTCCGCCGACGCCGCGTGGCGTATCGACCGAGACGTCCGCGAACGCTACGGGGAGGAGATCCGCACGTCCCTCCTCGAGCTTTGCGAGGCGCGGGCCGCCGACTTTCGCCTTTTGGGACTTGCGGGGGTTACGGGAGAGGACGTGTGGCGCACGGTGCTTCGCCGCTACGACGACGTCCCACCCCTGTACCGCCTCGTCGCGGACATCCTTTCCCTCAAGGTGCAGACGTTCCTCGACGACCGGCGGCGGGAGATGTACCGGAATCTGCGTTGA
- a CDS encoding oligosaccharide flippase family protein, translating to MPRQSLLRGTFTLLFAGVFGRLMGFLPKFAIPRLAGTEVLGLAQLVLPLLFFFLAFARFGLHVALPKGIAQAASKQDDVRMARLFYLAAGLTLGFGGVGGALLAILAEPLARWAFANPELVLPLRVAGLALGIMGIGTVLRAYFQGLSDMRPPAVAATVEVLVRSPAAVLLAWLLLPYGSSAAAAGILAATLLGEIASLAYLALRYRRDPTFRPPKAVRIPFLGSQNVRDDLRFLFREGWPVFLTQVIASSAYAVEPILVNRALLHGGASASEAAALYGELTGLAVFLVWFPTTFSYSLSQSLIPAMAEAWARNDRRRTAELLRQSVRHTAAFTFPFAAFFFFFASPLAEVLFATPRLAPHLSLLALAAPFLYVQGPLGSALQALGWSQVNARNTLAASVLKLAAILALAPRPDLGIRGVTVAYVLQGVLLTVLHHRALVRRLGFSPAGETEGKLFLVALASAATGVYALRLLPAEVVLGGSVQELLFALLAAALLYALLAERLGLYPFSATLTRLLRGEG from the coding sequence ATGCCACGACAGAGCCTCTTGCGCGGAACCTTCACGCTCCTCTTCGCCGGCGTCTTTGGCCGCCTCATGGGCTTTCTCCCCAAGTTCGCGATCCCGCGCCTCGCGGGTACGGAGGTTCTCGGGCTCGCTCAGCTCGTCCTCCCGCTCCTCTTTTTCTTCCTCGCCTTCGCCCGTTTTGGACTCCACGTCGCCTTACCCAAAGGCATCGCCCAAGCGGCGAGCAAGCAAGACGACGTGCGTATGGCCCGCCTGTTCTACCTCGCCGCGGGGCTCACCCTGGGCTTCGGGGGGGTGGGCGGCGCCCTCCTCGCCATCCTCGCCGAGCCCTTGGCCCGCTGGGCCTTTGCCAACCCCGAGCTCGTCCTCCCCCTCCGCGTGGCCGGGCTTGCGCTCGGAATCATGGGGATCGGCACGGTCTTGCGCGCGTACTTTCAAGGCCTTTCGGACATGCGCCCGCCGGCCGTCGCCGCCACCGTAGAGGTGCTCGTCCGAAGTCCTGCGGCGGTTTTGCTCGCGTGGCTCCTTCTTCCCTACGGTTCTTCCGCGGCGGCGGCGGGAATCCTCGCCGCAACGCTTTTGGGAGAAATCGCCAGCCTCGCCTACCTCGCCCTGCGCTACCGCCGCGACCCTACGTTCCGTCCGCCGAAGGCGGTGCGCATCCCGTTCCTTGGCTCTCAAAACGTCCGCGACGACCTCCGCTTTCTCTTTAGGGAAGGCTGGCCCGTGTTCCTCACCCAGGTGATCGCCTCGTCGGCCTACGCCGTAGAACCCATTCTCGTGAACCGGGCCCTCCTCCACGGAGGCGCCTCCGCTTCGGAAGCCGCCGCACTCTACGGGGAACTTACCGGTCTCGCCGTCTTTCTCGTCTGGTTCCCGACCACCTTTTCGTATTCGCTTTCGCAAAGCCTCATTCCTGCCATGGCCGAAGCCTGGGCCCGAAACGACCGCAGGCGCACCGCCGAGCTCCTCCGCCAGAGCGTGCGCCACACCGCGGCGTTCACCTTTCCGTTTGCCGCCTTCTTCTTTTTCTTCGCCTCGCCCCTCGCCGAGGTCCTCTTTGCCACTCCGCGCCTTGCGCCCCACCTCTCCCTCCTCGCCCTTGCCGCACCTTTCCTCTACGTCCAGGGACCCTTGGGATCCGCCTTGCAGGCGCTGGGGTGGTCGCAGGTAAACGCCCGCAATACGCTTGCCGCAAGCGTCCTCAAGCTCGCCGCAATCCTCGCCCTCGCCCCCCGGCCCGATTTGGGGATCCGAGGCGTCACCGTGGCGTACGTGCTGCAAGGCGTCCTCCTCACCGTCCTACACCACCGCGCGCTCGTCCGCCGCCTCGGATTCTCCCCCGCCGGGGAAACCGAAGGAAAGCTGTTCCTCGTGGCCCTGGCGAGCGCGGCAACCGGGGTGTACGCCCTGCGCCTCCTCCCCGCCGAAGTCGTCCTGGGAGGATCCGTACAGGAGCTTCTCTTCGCCCTCCTCGCGGCCGCGCTCCTCTACGCCCTTCTCGCCGAACGGCTGGGGCTTTACCCCTTTTCCGCCACGCTCACCCGCCTCCTTCGCGGCGAGGGGTAG